In a single window of the Limnochorda sp. L945t genome:
- a CDS encoding YraN family protein produces the protein MSCGSQERGQAGERAAAEWLERQGCTILDRNVSFKVGELDLVAEDPEGVVLFVEVRARAPWAGRPGIEVAAASIGREKQARWRRAARAYVSRHPRLMDRPLRFDVVVVGLDGQGRPHEIAHVPGVLEA, from the coding sequence GTGAGCTGCGGCAGCCAGGAGCGCGGCCAGGCCGGAGAGCGGGCCGCCGCCGAGTGGCTGGAGCGGCAGGGCTGTACCATTCTCGACCGCAACGTGTCGTTCAAGGTGGGCGAGCTCGACCTGGTCGCCGAGGACCCGGAGGGGGTGGTCCTGTTCGTGGAGGTGAGGGCCCGTGCCCCGTGGGCGGGCCGGCCGGGCATCGAGGTGGCGGCGGCCAGCATCGGCAGAGAAAAGCAGGCCCGCTGGCGGCGGGCCGCTCGGGCCTACGTGAGCCGTCACCCCCGCCTCATGGACCGGCCCCTGCGCTTCGACGTCGTCGTGGTGGGCCTGGACGGGCAGGGGAGGCCGCACGAGATCGCCCACGTGCCCGGTGTGCTGGAGGCGTGA
- a CDS encoding NUDIX hydrolase, which produces MELRWVSKEVRLQDGTHVYHLLDHPGSVALVAVRDGRVALIRQYRPAVDAWLWEIPAGTLEPGEAPMQAARRELEEETGWQAGSLEELAAFYLAPGYSSERMHLIRAQDLRPGRRHLDAGEVIGEVRWFTPRELREMARNGMLSDAKTLAALAYLDAGPDAAEPA; this is translated from the coding sequence TTGGAGCTGCGGTGGGTCAGCAAGGAAGTTCGCCTGCAGGACGGGACGCACGTCTATCACCTGCTCGATCATCCGGGTTCGGTGGCGCTGGTCGCCGTACGGGACGGCCGGGTGGCGCTCATCCGGCAATACCGCCCGGCCGTGGACGCGTGGCTGTGGGAGATCCCGGCCGGTACGCTAGAGCCGGGCGAGGCGCCCATGCAGGCGGCGCGACGGGAGCTGGAAGAGGAGACGGGCTGGCAGGCGGGGAGCCTCGAGGAGCTGGCCGCCTTCTACCTCGCCCCGGGGTACTCGAGCGAGCGCATGCACCTGATCCGGGCGCAGGATCTCCGCCCGGGACGCCGCCACCTGGACGCCGGCGAGGTGATCGGGGAGGTACGGTGGTTCACCCCGCGCGAGCTCCGGGAGATGGCCCGCAACGGCATGCTGTCCGACGCCAAGACCCTGGCGGCGCTCGCGTACCTCGATGCCGGCCCGGATGCGGCGGAGCCGGCCTGA